One Limibacter armeniacum DNA window includes the following coding sequences:
- a CDS encoding RagB/SusD family nutrient uptake outer membrane protein, with amino-acid sequence MKNILKTLALGLGIMLVTTSCVDDLNTEPLNEQDINAANAFDTEEGYSQFLAKLYGSLTLTGQQGEYGKPEIPAEDEGTTSFLRMYWSAQEVSTDEAVTGWNDPGLSDYQEHTWSDNNGYLQLLYQRIFINIAYCNEFLRAVDNNIGEMDEDFKAEVTVYRAEAQLLRAMFYYFAMDLWGNVPFVLPEDGVGAFQPEMIQREALFDHIEAEILEALPNLKDPRQNVYARADKAVAWTLLAKMYLNAEVYRGENRYNDCIKYCDEIINSGQYNLIDNYRNLFLADNHQYRSEIIFPIAEDGNNTRNYGGMTFIIHAQVGGTMDADNDYGIPSGGWSGNRPSTSFVERSFEDVTGATDKRAIFHTSGQSSLEITDPFMFNQGYLTGKFKNVSSKGIKGKNGTFVDTDFPMFRLADIYLMYAEATLRGGAGDRGRALQYVNEIRSRAYEDASGNISDAELTLDFLLDERGRELYWECHRRTDLVRFGEFTDGKLVWDWKGGIQEGIPTASFRDIFPIPAFDLGLNPNLKQNPNY; translated from the coding sequence ATGAAAAATATATTGAAAACATTGGCGCTAGGACTAGGCATTATGCTGGTCACAACGTCATGTGTAGATGACTTAAATACAGAACCCTTAAATGAACAGGACATCAATGCAGCCAATGCATTTGATACTGAAGAAGGATACAGTCAGTTTTTGGCAAAGCTCTACGGAAGCTTAACCCTGACTGGACAGCAAGGAGAATATGGTAAGCCTGAGATTCCTGCTGAAGATGAAGGGACTACTTCTTTCCTGCGAATGTATTGGAGTGCGCAGGAAGTGTCAACAGATGAGGCTGTAACAGGATGGAATGATCCAGGGCTTTCAGACTATCAGGAACATACTTGGTCAGATAACAACGGTTACTTGCAACTGCTTTATCAGAGAATCTTTATCAATATCGCTTACTGCAATGAGTTTTTGAGAGCAGTGGACAACAATATTGGTGAGATGGATGAAGACTTCAAGGCGGAGGTGACAGTATACAGAGCAGAGGCTCAGTTGCTAAGAGCGATGTTCTATTACTTTGCCATGGATCTTTGGGGGAACGTACCATTTGTTTTACCTGAAGACGGAGTTGGTGCATTTCAACCAGAGATGATTCAGAGAGAAGCCCTTTTTGATCATATCGAAGCAGAGATTCTGGAAGCGTTGCCTAACCTGAAAGATCCAAGACAGAACGTGTATGCGAGGGCAGACAAGGCAGTTGCTTGGACACTACTGGCAAAAATGTACTTGAATGCGGAAGTATATAGAGGAGAGAACAGGTACAATGACTGTATCAAGTATTGCGATGAAATCATCAATTCAGGACAATATAACCTGATTGACAACTACAGAAACCTATTTCTGGCGGACAACCACCAATACAGAAGTGAGATCATCTTCCCGATTGCGGAGGATGGTAACAATACCAGAAACTATGGGGGAATGACCTTCATTATTCATGCGCAAGTAGGAGGTACCATGGATGCGGATAACGATTATGGTATTCCGTCAGGAGGTTGGTCAGGTAACAGACCATCTACCAGCTTTGTAGAAAGGTCGTTTGAGGATGTGACAGGTGCTACGGATAAGAGAGCGATCTTCCATACCAGTGGACAGAGTAGCCTGGAAATCACAGATCCATTTATGTTTAACCAAGGGTACCTGACAGGCAAGTTTAAGAATGTATCATCAAAAGGGATCAAAGGCAAGAACGGAACATTTGTGGATACTGACTTCCCTATGTTCAGGTTGGCAGATATTTACCTGATGTATGCAGAGGCAACATTGAGAGGTGGTGCAGGAGATAGAGGCAGAGCCCTTCAGTATGTAAATGAAATCAGGTCTCGTGCTTATGAGGATGCTTCAGGAAACATTTCGGATGCAGAGCTGACTTTGGACTTTCTTCTGGATGAAAGAGGCAGGGAATTGTATTGGGAGTGTCACAGAAGAACAGACTTGGTAAGGTTCGGTGAGTTTACAGATGGTAAGCTTGTGTGGGACTGGAAAGGCGGTATTCAAGAAGGAATTCCGACTGCATCATTCAGGGATATTTTCCCGATTCCTGCATTTGACTTAGGACTGAACCCTAACCTGAAGCAAAATCCAAACTACTAA
- a CDS encoding SusE domain-containing protein: protein MKSYKLLIVSLFCLLQACVERENIIVNEELVSPAMVTPEGGTTISIDENNLGSELTVTWNEADYGVDLAVTYIVQLDFVDNLFATPAILAATQEASITVSYSELNDMVIGTLGQNPNETAKVELRVVAQSEGFNDLNSELVTLSVGTYASAGEPPVITSELATTITAENIGDAYTIEWDAADFGSTSDVVYTVEMDVEGNDFANAITLGKVTETSLTVTNEALNFYLMGNLMQEGNTAVNVAFRVVATSATNELASETGNGVITTLDIAAPAMLWTPGGYQGWKPEESATLIQTGDNIFDGYVYLNAETDLKLTSHPDYNHTNYGFIADGTLSTDDAAEQVTFAAGFYRIQPKLAEMTYESALVESFGLIGTATSGGWENSTPMTYDAETDTWRVTTDLIVGALKFRANNDWGINYGVGNITSKRGQLYFDGASYDVKEEGNYTVILSFNTQKAPYQFNYEIIKN from the coding sequence ATGAAATCATATAAACTTTTAATTGTCTCCCTGTTTTGCCTGTTGCAGGCTTGTGTGGAAAGAGAAAATATCATCGTAAATGAGGAACTGGTATCGCCTGCAATGGTGACCCCTGAAGGCGGTACAACCATCAGCATTGATGAGAACAACTTGGGCTCTGAGCTGACAGTTACTTGGAATGAAGCGGATTATGGGGTGGATTTGGCTGTTACTTATATTGTGCAGCTTGATTTTGTAGATAACTTGTTTGCGACTCCAGCGATCTTGGCGGCAACACAAGAAGCTTCTATTACAGTCTCTTACTCAGAACTGAATGATATGGTGATCGGTACATTGGGTCAAAACCCTAATGAAACAGCCAAAGTGGAATTGAGAGTTGTAGCACAATCAGAAGGGTTCAATGACCTAAACTCTGAGTTGGTTACGCTTTCTGTTGGAACTTATGCTTCAGCAGGTGAGCCTCCAGTAATTACTTCAGAACTGGCTACAACGATCACGGCAGAGAATATTGGAGATGCGTATACAATCGAATGGGATGCCGCAGATTTTGGTTCAACTTCAGATGTGGTATATACTGTGGAAATGGATGTAGAAGGTAACGATTTTGCGAATGCAATTACATTGGGTAAAGTGACAGAAACTTCTTTGACAGTTACAAATGAGGCATTGAATTTCTACCTGATGGGTAACCTGATGCAAGAAGGAAATACAGCCGTAAATGTAGCATTTAGAGTAGTTGCCACTTCTGCTACCAACGAGTTGGCTTCAGAGACTGGTAATGGTGTCATCACGACATTGGATATAGCAGCTCCTGCCATGCTTTGGACTCCAGGAGGTTACCAAGGTTGGAAGCCAGAAGAGTCGGCTACACTGATCCAGACAGGTGACAATATATTTGACGGTTACGTTTACCTGAATGCTGAAACTGACCTTAAACTGACTAGCCACCCTGATTACAACCATACCAATTATGGTTTTATAGCAGACGGTACTTTGTCTACTGACGATGCTGCTGAGCAGGTTACATTTGCTGCCGGATTCTATAGAATTCAGCCAAAACTTGCAGAAATGACTTATGAGTCGGCATTGGTGGAGTCATTTGGTCTGATTGGTACAGCCACTTCAGGAGGTTGGGAAAATTCTACGCCAATGACATACGATGCGGAGACGGATACTTGGAGAGTTACAACTGACCTGATAGTAGGTGCCTTGAAATTTAGGGCTAACAATGATTGGGGTATTAACTATGGTGTTGGAAATATTACCTCTAAACGTGGTCAACTCTACTTTGATGGTGCATCTTATGATGTAAAAGAAGAAGGTAATTACACAGTGATTTTGAGCTTTAATACACAAAAGGCTCCGTACCAGTTCAACTATGAGATTATCAAAAACTGA